The proteins below are encoded in one region of Tsuneonella sp. CC-YZS046:
- the mscL gene encoding large conductance mechanosensitive channel protein MscL, protein MLQEFKTFISRGSVLDLAVGVIIGAAFGKIVTSLTESVIMPFVGWVTGGTDFTKYFVRLGDVPADYTGSLTDYAALKAAGVPMIGYGDFITQVVNFVILAWIIFLIVKMANKLNPPPDAAAPSEVDLLAEIRDELKKRP, encoded by the coding sequence ATGCTTCAGGAATTCAAGACCTTCATTTCGCGCGGCAGTGTGCTGGATTTGGCGGTCGGTGTCATCATCGGCGCGGCGTTCGGCAAGATTGTCACGTCGCTGACCGAAAGCGTTATCATGCCTTTCGTCGGCTGGGTGACGGGCGGAACGGATTTCACCAAATATTTCGTCCGTCTTGGCGATGTTCCTGCCGATTACACCGGCTCGCTTACGGATTATGCGGCGCTGAAGGCGGCTGGGGTGCCGATGATCGGCTATGGTGATTTCATCACCCAGGTCGTCAATTTCGTGATCCTGGCCTGGATCATCTTCCTGATCGTCAAGATGGCCAACAAGCTCAATCCGCCGCCCGATGCCGCCGCGCCGAGCGAGGTGGATCTGCTTGCCGAAATCCGGGACGAACTGAAAAAGCGGCCCTGA
- a CDS encoding LemA family protein, with protein MTASPVFRPAKFAFAALAASSLAACGINSVPTAEENAKAKWGDVQAAFQERANLVPNLAAVAKGAAEQEKEILTGVIEARAKATSVQLSADDLTDPAKMAQFQAAQNQLSGSLAGLGRLLVNVERYPELKSITNYQMLQSQLEGQENRIRVAIRDYNGAVQQYNTTIRTFPDAIGAKIFYGAKPMTPYQAATPGADVAPSLEGKI; from the coding sequence ATGACTGCTTCCCCCGTTTTTCGTCCCGCGAAATTCGCCTTTGCCGCGCTTGCCGCATCCAGCCTCGCTGCATGCGGCATCAATTCGGTACCGACAGCCGAGGAGAATGCGAAGGCGAAATGGGGCGATGTCCAGGCTGCCTTCCAGGAACGCGCGAACCTCGTCCCCAATCTTGCCGCCGTCGCCAAGGGCGCGGCCGAGCAGGAAAAGGAGATCCTGACCGGCGTGATCGAAGCCCGCGCCAAGGCAACCAGCGTCCAGCTTTCGGCCGACGATCTCACCGACCCGGCCAAGATGGCGCAGTTCCAGGCGGCGCAGAACCAGCTCTCCGGCTCGCTCGCCGGGCTGGGTCGGCTGCTCGTGAATGTCGAGCGTTATCCCGAACTCAAGAGCATCACCAATTACCAGATGCTGCAAAGCCAGCTGGAAGGGCAGGAGAACCGCATCCGCGTCGCCATCCGCGATTATAACGGCGCGGTGCAGCAGTATAACACCACGATCCGCACTTTCCCCGACGCGATCGGCGCGAAGATATTCTATGGCGCCAAGCCGATGACTCCCTATCAGGCGGCCACGCCCGGAGCGGATGTCGCGCCCAGCCTCGAAGGAAAGATCTGA
- a CDS encoding TPM domain-containing protein, producing the protein MAALPQRFLAGLLIAFALLLPGAGAAQTFPQLTGQVVDAANIIPPEMEAGLTAKLAGLEQQSQRQLVVVTLPGLQGYDIADYGYQLGRHWGIGDKERNDGALLIVAPNERKVRIEVGYGLEPVLTDGMSSLIINQAIIPRFRQGDMPAGIEAGTDAIIRQLTLPAEEAERLAQQANQTPESSGFDPGLIVFGLFFLFFFVLPLLGSLGGGRRYRKGGMPPVVIWPGSFGGGRGGGGFSGGGFSGGGGSFGGGGASGSW; encoded by the coding sequence GTGGCCGCCCTTCCCCAACGCTTCCTGGCCGGACTTCTGATCGCGTTCGCGCTGCTGCTGCCGGGCGCGGGCGCGGCCCAGACCTTCCCCCAGCTGACCGGGCAGGTGGTCGATGCCGCCAATATCATCCCGCCCGAAATGGAGGCTGGCCTCACCGCCAAGCTGGCCGGGCTGGAGCAGCAATCGCAACGGCAGCTGGTGGTCGTCACCCTTCCCGGCCTGCAAGGCTACGACATCGCCGATTACGGCTACCAGTTGGGCCGCCATTGGGGCATCGGCGACAAGGAACGCAATGACGGCGCCTTGCTGATCGTCGCGCCCAACGAGCGCAAGGTGCGGATCGAAGTCGGCTACGGGCTGGAGCCGGTGCTGACCGATGGCATGTCCTCGCTCATCATCAACCAGGCCATCATCCCCCGGTTCAGGCAGGGCGATATGCCGGCGGGTATCGAGGCGGGGACCGACGCCATCATCCGGCAGCTCACCCTGCCCGCCGAGGAAGCGGAACGGCTTGCCCAGCAAGCCAATCAAACGCCTGAATCATCGGGCTTCGATCCGGGCCTGATCGTCTTCGGCCTGTTCTTCCTGTTCTTCTTCGTGCTGCCGCTGCTGGGTTCGCTGGGCGGCGGGCGCCGCTATCGCAAGGGCGGAATGCCGCCGGTGGTGATCTGGCCCGGCAGCTTCGGCGGCGGCAGGGGAGGCGGAGGTTTCTCCGGCGGCGGTTTTTCGGGAGGCGGCGGCAGCTTCGGCGGCGGCGGCGCTTCCGGCAGCTGGTAG